The Miscanthus floridulus cultivar M001 chromosome 17, ASM1932011v1, whole genome shotgun sequence genome has a window encoding:
- the LOC136517299 gene encoding uncharacterized protein: MTDKTQWPQVDLPFLVGAPLAKLPVRQRRKLRMNGWMEGGHRKKGSKDGEFINDGEGEKGCDNDAAPTNGKGKKMIRGPMTCKKCGEKGHRQASAKCPLNGTAKKRKRRQPRKNITKAAPAEPSTPRRPTREEILRDSSARATRSKLAMLLGEGTSSQTDNTCPVRIPTAAAPKKMTPKIKLYFG, encoded by the exons ATGACAGATAAAACACAATGGCCACAAGTTGACCTACCATTTTTAGTTGGTGCACCTCTTGCTAAACTACCTGTTAGACAACGAAGGAAACTAAGAATGAATGGATGGATGGAAGGTGGACACAGGAAGAAAGGTTCCAAAGATGGTGAATTTATCAACGATGGTGAAGGTGAGAAGGGATGTGACAACGATGCAGCTCCAACAAATGGAAAGGGAAAGAAAATGATCAGAGGACCTATGACTTGCAAAAAATGCGGAGAAAAAGGTCATAGGCAAGCTAGTGCCAAGTGCCCACTCAATGGGACCGCAAAAAAGAG GAAGCGTAGGCAACCTAGGAAGAATATTACAAAAGCTGCGCCAGCAGAACCTAGCACCCCACGGAGGCCGACTAGAGAAGAAATCCTACGGGATAGTTCAGCAAGGGCCACAAGAAG CAAGCTTGCGATGTTATTAGGAGAGGGCACATCTTCACAAACCGACAACACTTGTCCCGTGAGGATACCTACAGCGGCAGCACCAAAAAAGATGACTCCAAAGATAAAGCTATACTTTGGATGA